A region of the Curtobacterium flaccumfaciens pv. betae genome:
GCACGTCACCGCCCTCGTCGTCGTCGTCCTCGTCGTCCTGGGCGCCGAAGGTCTTCTCGGTGTCGATGTCGTCGCCCGCCTCGAGCTTGGCGTCGATCAGCTGCTGCAGTTCCTCCTGGTAGGAGTCGGTGTAGCGGTCGGGGTCGAAGTCGGTGGACATGCTCTCGACGAGCGAGGACGACATCTTCAGCTCGTTGGCGCTGACCTTCACCGTCGTGTCGAGGGTCTTGAAGTCGGCAGCGCGGACCTCGTCGCCCCAGAGCAGCCCCTGCAGCAGGATGACCTCGTCGTGCACCCGGAGCACCCCGAGCCGGGTCTTCTGCCGCAGGGTGAACTGCACGATCGCCAGGCGGTCGGTCTTCGCCAGGGTCTCGCGCAGCAGCACGTACGCCTTCGGCGAGCGCGAGTCGGGCTCGAGGTAGTAGGTCTTCTCGAACATCATCGGGTCGACCTGCTCGACGGGCACGAACTCGAGCACCTCGACCTCGTGCGACTGCTCCTCGGGGAGCTGCTTGAAGTCGTCCGCCGTGAGCACCACGGTCTTGTCGCCGTCGTCGTAGGCGCGCTGGATGTCGGCGTACTCGACCTCGTGGCCGAACTCGCACACCCGCTTGTACCGGATGCGGCCCTTGTCCTCGTCGTGGACCTGGTGCAGGGACACGTCGTGCGTCTCGGTGGCCGCGTAGACCTTGATGGGCACGTTGACGAGCCCGAACGCGATGGAGCCCTTCCAGATCGACCTCATGCGCACATGATGCCCGCCCGCACGCGTGCGTGCTCGGAGCCGTCGGTTCCTCCACAGGTCCGCCGTCCGGGGGATCGTTCCACGGATGTCCGGTTCGCTGGACCGCCGCGAGGCCGGCGCGAGCACGATGGG
Encoded here:
- a CDS encoding Ku protein codes for the protein MRSIWKGSIAFGLVNVPIKVYAATETHDVSLHQVHDEDKGRIRYKRVCEFGHEVEYADIQRAYDDGDKTVVLTADDFKQLPEEQSHEVEVLEFVPVEQVDPMMFEKTYYLEPDSRSPKAYVLLRETLAKTDRLAIVQFTLRQKTRLGVLRVHDEVILLQGLLWGDEVRAADFKTLDTTVKVSANELKMSSSLVESMSTDFDPDRYTDSYQEELQQLIDAKLEAGDDIDTEKTFGAQDDEDDDDEGGDVLDLMAALRASVDKKRTGGSGSRSSSTARSSSGSGSGTSGSGSSGSGRKAPAKKAPAKKAAESTAEKAPAKSAAKKPAAKKAPAKKPAAKKQAS